A window of Methanolobus sediminis contains these coding sequences:
- a CDS encoding metal ABC transporter permease, whose product MLEILQYDFMRNAILAAILASIACGIIGVYVVVKKIVFISGGITHASFGGIGIGYFLGINPLFGLIPFSLFSAIVMGLVSKRTKVAEDTAIGILWSLGMAIGIILIYWTPGYAPDLMTYLFGNILTVPMSDIYLMLGLDAVIIFVVYAYYKHFMSLCFDEEFTKVSGLSAEKLYLLLLCLIALTVVLLIKVVGIILIIALLTMPASLSRHYTNNLGKMMYLSIIFGVIFSLAGLYLSYIFDAPSGATIILAMSTVYILHFLYDGLKPKIAS is encoded by the coding sequence ATGCTTGAAATACTCCAGTATGACTTCATGAGGAATGCAATTCTGGCCGCTATTCTTGCCAGCATCGCATGCGGTATAATCGGCGTTTATGTAGTCGTGAAAAAAATAGTTTTCATCAGCGGTGGTATCACACATGCATCATTCGGTGGAATAGGTATTGGATATTTCCTTGGAATTAATCCGCTATTCGGTCTGATACCGTTCAGTCTTTTTTCTGCAATAGTAATGGGTCTTGTAAGCAAACGTACAAAAGTGGCCGAAGATACTGCAATAGGAATTTTGTGGTCTCTTGGAATGGCCATTGGTATTATTCTGATCTACTGGACCCCGGGCTATGCACCGGATCTAATGACCTATCTTTTTGGTAATATCCTTACAGTTCCAATGTCTGATATATATCTCATGCTGGGACTTGATGCCGTAATTATATTCGTGGTATATGCTTATTATAAACATTTCATGTCACTTTGTTTTGATGAGGAATTCACAAAGGTTTCAGGACTGTCAGCAGAGAAACTTTACCTGCTTCTTCTTTGTCTCATCGCACTCACAGTAGTACTTCTGATAAAAGTAGTTGGTATTATCCTGATAATCGCACTTCTGACAATGCCGGCATCACTTAGCAGGCACTATACCAATAACCTTGGAAAAATGATGTACCTTTCAATCATCTTCGGAGTAATCTTCAGTCTGGCAGGACTCTATCTGTCATATATTTTTGATGCTCCGTCCGGTGCAACGATAATCCTGGCAATGTCAACAGTCTATATACTCCATTTCCTTTATGACGGCCTTAAACCAAAAATAGCATCATGA
- a CDS encoding metal ABC transporter ATP-binding protein, protein MENVIDLKDVWVSYDGVRVLESVNLTVQDKDFLAIIGPNGGGKSTLLKVILGLIKPDKGSVSLLGGKPAKTRRYVGYVPQYHSSNLDFPVTVWDVVLMGRLSHKRPLQRYNEEDRNAALEALKTVGMLDFKDRQIGELSGGQKQRVFIARSLVTKPKLLILDEPSTGIDSRMQKEFYELLNKLKSEIAIVMVTHDISAVSVYVDKIGCLNRKFHYHDDKEISPHDLEVSYQCPVELIAHGVPHRVLKEH, encoded by the coding sequence ATGGAAAATGTGATCGATCTTAAGGATGTATGGGTAAGTTATGATGGTGTAAGGGTTCTTGAGTCAGTGAACCTGACCGTACAGGATAAAGATTTTCTGGCTATCATAGGTCCCAACGGTGGAGGAAAAAGCACTCTGCTGAAAGTCATTCTTGGATTGATCAAACCTGATAAAGGTTCAGTTAGCTTATTGGGTGGCAAGCCTGCAAAAACCAGGAGGTATGTGGGTTATGTCCCCCAATATCATTCTTCCAATCTTGATTTTCCCGTAACTGTATGGGATGTTGTCCTGATGGGGCGTCTGAGTCATAAACGTCCTTTGCAACGATATAATGAAGAAGATCGTAATGCAGCTCTTGAAGCTCTTAAAACGGTAGGTATGCTTGATTTTAAAGACAGGCAGATCGGTGAGCTATCAGGCGGTCAGAAACAGAGGGTTTTCATTGCCCGTTCCCTTGTTACGAAACCGAAACTGTTAATACTAGATGAACCGTCCACTGGTATAGATTCCAGAATGCAGAAGGAGTTCTATGAGCTTCTCAATAAACTGAAATCAGAGATTGCCATTGTAATGGTTACTCACGATATCAGTGCAGTTTCAGTTTATGTAGATAAGATTGGCTGTCTGAACAGGAAGTTCCATTATCACGATGATAAAGAAATAAGTCCGCATGATCTGGAAGTATCATATCAGTGTCCTGTAGAACTGATTGCACATGGTGTGCCACACAGGGTACTGAAAGAGCACTGA